The Setaria italica strain Yugu1 chromosome IX, Setaria_italica_v2.0, whole genome shotgun sequence genome has a window encoding:
- the LOC101763776 gene encoding probable beta-1,3-galactosyltransferase 2, with the protein MSFNKSRGGGNGGGGGDELVLRGSISKKWTFLLCLGSFCIGLLFTNRMWTMPEPKEIIRRSTLEVEKMNLVAGDCAPNSIGDAKHVPGEVPRTQDVIQTLDKTISNLEMELASAKATQESMLNVAPTPESTGKRKYFMVIGINTAFSSRKRRDSVRATWMPQGEKRRKMEEEKGIIIRFVIGHSATSGGILDRAIDAEDRKHGDFMRLDHVEGYLELAAKTKAYFVAAVSMWDAEYYIKVDDDVHVNIATLGNTLSRHRSKPRVYVGCMKSGPVLAQKGVRYHEPEYWKFGEWGNKYFRHATGQLYAISKDLASYIALNQHVLHKYANEDVSLGAWFIGLDVEHVDDRRLCCGTPPDCEWKAQAGNVCVASFDWSCSGICKSADRIKEVHQRCGESENAIWNAKF; encoded by the exons ATGAGCTTCAACAAGAGCAGGGGAGgtgggaacggcggcggcggaggagacgaGCTGGTGCTGAGAGGCTCCATCTCCAAGAAGTGGaccttcctcctctgcctcgGCAGCTTCTGCATCGGCCTCCTCTTCACCAACAG GATGTGGACAATGCCGGAGCCGAAAGAGATCATCAGGAGGTCGACACTCGAAGTGGAGAAGATGAATCTTGTCGCCGGTGACTGTGCTCCGAATAGT ATCGGCGATGCAAAACATGTTCCTGGAGAGGTTCCAAGAACCCAAGATGTTATACA GACACTGGACAAAACAATATCAAACctagaaatggagctggcaTCTGCAAAGGCGACGCAGGAATCCATGCTCAATGTCGCCCCAACACCCGAGTCGACAGGGAAACGGAAATACTTCATGGTCATTGGCATAAACACCGCGTTCAGCAGTCGGAAACGAAGAGATTCAGTCCGTGCTACATGGATGCCTCAAG gtgagaaaagaagaaagatggaggaagagaagggcATCATCATTCGGTTTGTCATCGGTCATAG TGCAACTTCTGGCGGTATACTTGATCGAGCAATTGACGCCGAGGACAGGAAACATGGGGACTTCATGAGGCTG GATCATGTCGAAGGGTACCTGGAGCTTGCAGCGAAGACCAAAGCGTACTTCGTCGCAGCCGTATCCATGTGGGATGCAGAGTACTACATCAAGGTCGACGACGACGTACATGTAAATATAG CAACTCTTGGAAACACGTTGTCAAGGCATCGTTCGAAGCCTAGAGTCTACGTCGGCTGCATGAAATCTGGCCCAGTGCTGGCTCAGAA GGGTGTTAGATACCATGAGCCTGAATACTGGAAATTTGGCGAATGGGGAAACAAGTACTTCCGACACGCGACCGGTCAGCTCTACGCCATCTCCAAGGATCTGGCCTCCTACATAGCTCTCAACCA GCACGTTCTGCACAAATATGCCAATGAGGACGTATCGCTGGGAGCCTGGTTCATCGGCCTCGACGTTGAACACGTCGACGATCGCCGTCTCTGCTGCGGCACGCCACCGG ATTGCGAGTGGAAGGCGCAGGCAGGCAACGTATGCGTTGCGTCATTCGACTGGAGCTGCAGCGGCATCTGCAAATCTGCCGACCGGATCAAGGAAGTCCATCAGCGCTGCGGTGAGAGTGAGAATGCGATATGGAATGCAAAGTTCTAA